TTAGGTCCTTCTCGGTTTTAAAAATCTTGTATTTGCTGCCGTGGGTCAGCTCCTTATTATTATCCTTCGTCCAGTATGCGGTGATGTTGCGGGGGTACGATCGATACTGTATGATGATATTAATCGGCCGTGCTATTTTGTCTTCGTGGAGTCTATATTCGATTTTGGGTAATTTGTTCTCGTCACTCAGAGTCAAAAAATCTGGGACAATGGAGTTTTGTAGCGGTACGCCGCTTTCGATGGACGATTCGGCAACCGCTGCACAATGTaatcgaagatgaagatgacaTATCTCGGTCCATAAAAAATGACACAGTAAATCGCATAAACACGAATATATTATTCACACAAGATTAAAGTTCAAATAACGAATAGACAAAACAACTATAACAAACAGCTAGTCATTTAAACGATCCAGTGAGTTACTTATCACGCATAAGGGTACTTTGTACAGTTGATATAAGGTTATTATTTAGTTGCACAAGGTTTAGTAGAACAAAGGTGCAACTGACAATTAATCAAACCCGGAACCACCACTTTGTACGAgcgtgaatcaaatataaacgagactttatttttagcaaatttatttttagtttaaacgcacaaaatgttttttttttatttttcgacaTAATCCcctgattccgaaacacattttttccaGCGGATGGgcagctttttaatatatttcttgtagaaagatgttggtcgtgtttgctgCCAATTGGGCAAATGAGGTTTTATCCTCAgtatcattgttgaatcttttgtctcCCAAAATTTCCTTGAGAGAGATAAACACATGAAAGCCACAGGGTAACAGGTCAGGACTGTAACGGGAGTGTTCCAATTTTTCTCACCTCAGTTGCTCCATGCAAGTTGGATCTCACTTAAATCATTACAAGAATCGttcgcattaattgtcctgtagtgatacgACATCTGTCATTCTCAGTAAGCCGTCTAAAGGATTAAATGTTATGCGTTCTTAGGCTGGTGCGAGGTCTGCGGTTGTGGCTCTCATATTCAACACGATTACGACCCAAAAAGATTTTTTAAGCTATGCAACCACTCACGCTCACGACAGTGTTTCTTTCCGGAGGTATGCAGTCGATCTCCTCAAGATTTCGATCAGTTTTACGCCTTCTACGGCGAGaaacttaattaaaatattttgcgcaaatgacgaaggtacctcatgcAGAAAAATTATTACTGTGGACACTGGGAGCGTCAAGGAAGCGATCCGGGGCGCTTTTCAtattcctgacaaaccaacccTACAACTCaaaaagcgagaacgttctatcttgatttttgtgaccgtaggacgaaaagtctcgaTTGATTCATCCTCGTAATTAGAATCGTGAAAAGTTTTCTAAATCGTGTGTCGTTCGTGTGTGAAAGTATGTTCCAAAACGCAGTACGGGAAGGACTGTTGAGAGCCCCGTATGAAAGTAGAACACTAGCTGCATACGCAGAATAGTTGGCTGAATTCTACGGACTGACACTACGGATACATGCTAGATAGCAAGAATATGAACAACCTGAAGAAAACATCTATGTTTTGAGCACataaaaggaaacggaaatgaagaacgaggaagaaaattattattttcaacAAACATTTAGCGGCAATTAACATTGAAAAGCGATAAGAAAAGATCGAGCTAGAGACGACAGAACAGAAGTGCAAAACATAGATAGTATAGAGAGTAACTACTCGGTTAGGTAATGGAGTTTTATGTTTGTATCTGTCTTCGCGCTCATCTGTACTAGTTTCAAAACCAATAATTTCGCATGATGATTCTTCATACACCACTTGCAGAATCCAGCTGACATTCGTATTATGGAGCAACCGGCATTTTACCCATGTTAAATAACAGTATCATCGGATTCGGACTGATTATATGTGTTACCGATAGTCCCGATATCGGTAACGGGATTATCGGTAGGGCTCGTGCGCAGCCGTAAGAGGCTCTCCTGCGCGTACCTGTGCGTACGCGCAGGAGGGCACATTATTAGAAAATGATAAGGAAAACAGTGTTAAGCAAGCAGCCGCGAACAGCGGACTGTTttatgagctgctgcttcatttgagtaatcaaataaaatagaGCTTCATGAAACCGAAGTTCGCGCTTCtttgcatttcattgcaaTATGCATGCGGCGATAAAAGCGCATGAAACATAAGAACTCTTCGTCCACTTATACATATCTGGTATAACTATCCGGTGGATTGTGAGTCTACGGCACTATGCCATCACAAACCCACCGTAAGTTATTAAGAAAACTACATGTCCTTTCAATTCGGAACATACTAACGGAACACATATTTATACTAATCAAAGCTCTCTGATCTTATTTTGATTTTGCAGGAAATGATTAGAACTATTATGGACGTGAGTTGGATAGGAGATATGTATCTAATGCCATGTTACCTGTCACAAACGAGGCTTGTCGAAACACTGATAGAATGACGATGCTCGTAAACACTAATATCACAGTCGCTGTTCTACCCATCATGGTGCTAATATAATTCTCTAATTTGCACTGCTCCTCTTCTGGTTCTCCTCCACGGCACTATGCACTGGCCGTGGCAACTGCTGGAATATTTTCTTGTCACTCAACACCAACAGTAGCGCTATGAGGAACAAGACTTTGTTTGAACATCACGATTAGTGTTGTGTTGCTTTCTGGACTTTTACTCATAATTGTTTATATCTCCGAACACACCCTTCAGTTAGGCAACGTGTTCGTCTCGAATTTCCATTTAATATATCTAAACTGCTTAGAGAACCTTTCTTTGGGGACTGTTGTCTCACGTAAAATCTTAGATTAAGAGACTAGTGCAATAAGATCATTTGAAATAAGATTCGTAGCCCTTCGAGTGCTCACATCTACTAAGCGCTAGCTTTTGAGCAATAAACGATTAAGCCCAATTGAAAACACCGAAGTAAAAAAATACGCACACGTCCCCCATCACGCACTGCATTTCCGGCATGTTTGAGCAAAAATTAGAGAACTGTACATTCCCCAGTTCGATACGATAATATGTCGCAACGGTTCATCTATGATAGACAATAAATAACTGTCAGaatgttaaaaaataactCCTTACGCGTGTGCATCGAATTTGTTGATGGCTGATTATGAAATAAACTTATTCACCACCTATGCTGTCCTTTGAAGGCCACTGATCATGGCGTGTGGAAAGTATCCTGATAGCAAGAGTGGCTCTCTGAACTGTAGTTAAACCATTATAACACCTGCAGCACGAAAAACAAGATACTAACTGGACTAACAGTTGCAGAAGACTGAGATGACCCAGCTAACTAACGCAGACTTCTGCTGGCAAGCTGCTTTCTAGCGCAATGTATGCATTAACAGCTAGGCTGGGGAATAGTTAGAAATTTGCAATGTTCCATAAATACAGATATTGATACTTATTTCACATTCCAATTCTGGCGTATTCGGCACGCACGGTATCATTTCTTTACAAGCAAAATTCCAGCCGCTACCGCCATTGCGAGATTTGCACGAATTAGCACGATGAAAGTTTACTTTATTTACACGCATTCTAATGCAACGGGCGTACTCAGATTGGTAACGCGAATGTATCGAAGGGTCAACGATGACGACTTCGGCACCAGGAGACGGCGAAATCGGGTACCTGCCGTGCCTCAACTTTCGCAGAATGAAAACCTCGAATGGTACGAAGATGCCTCTCATCTACCGACGGAGTTTGCTTACCTACTGGTGAGTAGCTCAAATCGGTTGCTTTTTTTGTAAAGAAATACAAATCGGTAAGGGATGACGAGTTTTTCGCCGTTAATGACTCTGTCCATCATCATGTAGCTAGTAAATTTTTAGCTTGGTGCGCACCAGGAACGCAATATGAAAGGGTTATTAAAAGATTCTGCCAAATGATACCAAACTAGTTGAACAAAGTAAGTCAATAGTGATCGATCTTTCCCGTCAGATGGACACTCATAGCTACCAGCAACACCATAACCCTGATGACTAGCGGTTGATGGAGTGGAGATTGCGGTGGTAATggatgagcagcagctttgGCACCGACCAAACGTCAGGGGTCAGAAGGCTTACTTGATCCTTGGCGACCGTATGTGTGATTGCAGACACGATCCCTATAAGGATCCTCATTGCGGGAGGCCGGGTTCGCTACGAGAGTCATTGTACGATTGGCTTTGGCGGCGGGACGAAGTGAAGGCGACGTTTAAACAGTGGCAACGATAATGAGACAAAGGCGAGACGCGTGCTGCGCACATATAGTTGCAGCTTTACGTCCGGGTGTGTTGACTTACAGGGAACAATTAAGTGATCCTATCTATCTGATAATGCTGCTAGCGTTTAAATTGTTCCTCGGGCGCATGCGCATATGCTGACAATATGACCTTCGCCAACAACAATTGCTCGTCGACGAATCTTTATGTACGCATATCGTTCCACTTCCCAAGAAGATGGACTACTGTTTTAATAATCGTTCCATATTTTCTGTCTGGTACGTATGTAGGAAAGTCGGTGAACAACTTTCACATCTTTAGAGCAGCTAGCAGCTAGCCGATATGCTCCTgccacaaataaaaaaacatagtGTCGTATTGACATAAAAACCAATAAGCAGCAATGCTATAAAAACACCTTTACACTAttgaggagaaaaaaatatagcTGAACACATTTAAATCCAACATACATGTAAATCACATGAATATTTTCAAATGAACAAATTtaagggaaaaaaaatctttggAATCCTGAATGATTGACCAGATCTGAATGATTGAGCAAAATAAAAGTACTTTCAGTTAACGGTAAACAGAGGTTAGGGTTAACTAACAGATCAATTAAATTGTTTCGTCGTAATTCTAGGTACATAAAAGATGTTTAGTTTACCTCAATGCAATCCATGTTCAAACGCTAATAAAGTTCAGAGCCGTTTCAAAAATTTCATTGCTTTTATTGGTGCATGCAATGTTGATAGGGAAATCAAGTTTCCAAATAATCATGGTTTCGTTGCTCGTTTGTTCATTGATTTGTTTCAGACATGAGAAACAATTGCGACATTTCTACATTTTGCGAACCACATCTCACCATGTGTATAAATTATGATAACCTCCGGCATTGACAAAACCTTCGGAAGTCGTTTTTTCGGTACAACATTGTTCTAATAAGTTCACGACCTGCATACACAATGCGGATTTCATATTATACTTCTGTTGAAACAGAAGCTGTTAGCAACAAGCTCGCTGAAATGAATGAACTTTACAAGTGTTTTCTTAAATACATTAAACAaatctttgtttgtttattttgattttatcCATAATAATTAAGAGATGAAATTCTATAGTACATTGTTTTGCGGCCAATGCGCAGTCATCTAGCTCTTCGTTGGACAACTCAGAGAGAAAGTGAGTACACTAACACAGCACGCACAACTGTAAAGTTTGTTATAAAAATAGTGTCCAGTTCTCTTCCATTTGTTACGTCCTGAAATGCTGTGCGTCTTGTCTGCCTCGGGTGACTATTACTGTAACTGCCACTAGCATCGCTTCTCGTCTACCGTACTCAACGCGATATAACCGGGATTACTGATGGCATCCTGACTAGCGCTCGATAGCTCATCTTTGCTACCAACGCCCCGCATCGCAGGACCTTTGCTAGTCTTGAGGTTTATGTACTCCGGTTCGGGGTTGTGTTTGCTAGTGCGTTCCCTCGGTTTGGGGCTGATGGCTTCCTGTTCTCCATCCGAGTAAAACCCATTGGCTACCGCCGAAAGACGATTGGTATCCAGCATTGGTATTTCCTCCGGGAGCCCCTTCTTCTTGTGTCGTTTGCTGCCATTGGGTGGACTAGTATCGAGATTGTTGCGAATGGTAGGAGAATGGCGTTCGCTGCTGAAGTTAGCGAAATCGAACTGACTGTCGTCTGAGTCCGACTTTGCTCCCGACATTTTGAGATAGTCTTTATCTTTGCGTATTTCGGAGACTAAAAGCAATTGAAAGTTAATTGAAATGATAATTGGACAAAGATGGAAGGAATTGTGATGCAGCCAAATTACTTACTGGGAGGCAAAGGTAGGATTATACCGTTAACGTAGTTTGGTGCAGAGGGGGCCAACTCCTCTGGTGGTCCTAGATTGGCCAAATAGTCCGTCTCGCCTCGTTCAATTTTCTCGGCATTCATCGCCAAATAAGGCTCGTTGAGTTCCATGTAGTGCTGCAATGCAATGAGATCGTTAGCGTGTGTGATTGACGAGATTCGACAAATCGCAGCGTTGCTACTTACATCTCGCATCTCATCTGGAAGCATGGCATTAAATCGGCTCTTAAGATCTTGGAACGTTGGTCGCGAGTCTGGCTTGACGTTCCAGCAGTTCAACATAATGTCATAAATGTCTTGGTTCGAAAATTGTGGTTTATCCATTCGGTACCCATCGCGCAGCTTGTTGTAGAGCTCCTGGTTTGCCTCCATGCCCGGATATGGAACCTTGCCGAGGGAGAACAGTTCCCAGAGGACGATGCCATAGGCCCACACATCGGAGTATGTGCTGAACACGTTGTCGCTGATGCACTCGAGGGCTAGCCACTTGAATGGTAACGGTGCCTCGCCTTTCTTCTTGTAGTTATCGCTCTTGTACATCGAGCGTGCCAATCCAAAGTCACAAATTTTGACCACGTTATCTTCGCACAAGAGAATGTTACGTGCAGCCAGATCACCGTGAAGTACCTTGCGTGATGCTAGGTACTCCATACCCGCAGCAATCTGTGAGGCCCAGCAAACCAGGTCCGTTGTATTGACTGTCCTTACTGGACCCTTAAAGTCCATCCGATAGCTCGTACGCCAAAGTGGTTCATTCGAGTTGATCGAGTTCAGATCTTCCACTGCAAATACGAAATACGCATGAGGTTAAACGTTTTTGGTGTATTGAGAAAAGGTTTGCTAATGAATCGGTTTCCTTACCTTCAATCGATGTTAGAGCCGTGGCTTCAGTGTTGCAACTATCGATCATACCCATGTTCTGCATTCCTGAGTGGCGCATGTAGCCCTTAGAGTTGAGTTGTTTCTTCGGATCGGCGTAAGGTTGAGTTGTCCCGCTGATGTGATTATGATAGAAAGCAGTCGGATGTTGAAGAggatgatggttgatgttgtttgtggAAAACGAGAGATTTATGTACTTCAAGCCTTGGCTACATTACCGAAACACGGTTAACAGACCCAGTGAGTGTGATTAGTgatccaccaaccacccagcAAGCATTACccatacaaacacatacaaggataaacgaaacacaaacgaaaaacacagacacaattCCAATGAGGATTTCCCAGTTCCGGTATGAGGTTAGGTAACACACGTTGGTACGCATTACGGATTACGGAGCATTACGCATGGACAGAAGACCACACAGAGCGCATAGGatgaaacaagaaaaatggATAGCAGAAGATAGAAATAGGAATCAGAAATTCAAAGTTTCATTAGTAGATGAGATTAAGAATGAATTGATAAGATGACTATGTTGTTAAGATGGTATTAGGTGATTAGTCCAGTGCTTTATAAAGGCTGTAGAGTGATGTTAGCTGTAATTCGATCACTGGATGCATGTAGGTCGTAGGTAATCTTAGTGACAGTGAATTGCGAATATCAGATTCAGTTGAGTGTACCATGCTTGCAGTGTTGGGGAACCAGTTGCCTTACCTATTGTATTGGTAACCGCATTTAGACCACCTTAGTTCGTTCTTCTCGATCGTCGGATCGATCTCCCCCGTTTCCTGATTGATTTGATCGATAAAGTGTGGTCGGCTTTTAAGTaggaaattttgaacattacCAAATGGACAGTACTCTACGATAACCATGAGTTCGCCTGTAAAAAGTGGACACGAAATCCATTTTACTATAGATGGTGTGTTAAGGCACAGGAATCTTGAACTTACGTTTGGCAATGTTCTTGGTGACGGCTCCGAGCAGATTGACCACATTAAGGTGCTGTCCCAGGTGGACCATGATCTTGAGTTCCGAAATCAATGCTCGCATTACCTCGTTGTCCGTTTGTTTCTTCACCATCTTCACCGCGACAATTGTTTCATCTTCGTTCACCATGATACCGGTGGCCGTCGCTTTCATAACCACACCGAATGCCCCGGTTCCGAGCTGCTTTCCGAGCTTGAGCCGGTCTCTCGGGAACTCGTATTCCGAGTTGTAGGGAAGTAGATCAGCTTGTTCGTCGAGCGCAACGTCGGGGTTGTAGCACCCCAGATTACCTTCCTCAAAATTGGCTAAACCGGCTGCCTTCATGGCCTTcacctccttcttttttttgcagtaGAACAACGAAATGAGGACAATCGCTAtaatcagcagtagcagcagcgcaacgatGGCATAGATAAGGGTCTTCTTCACCACAGCAGCTAGAAATGCGATTGAatgagagaaatagagagcatACGTTAATCATCCATTGAACTGATGTGTATCCCGGCATTATGAATGAAGCTTACTGCGGACATCAACATTCCaggattttatgattttgccTTCCTTATTCTCTGCCCTACACTCATACAACCCGAGCTCATCTGGTTTCATATATTCGTAGGTGAGAACCGTTCTGGTAAGGTGAATGCGTGAGTtatttttctctatttctagTGGCATGTTATCCTTAAACCATGTTATTTCGGGCTCAGGCGTTCCAATGACATCGCAATCAAAAACAATGATAGATGTTGTGTCGACAGTCATACTCTGCTCCTCGCTCTCCGACAATAACTTCGGAGCCACCGGAACTAGCACGTCCATGTAAGTGGTGTTACTTTCCGTCGCCCCATCGATGGTCTTTACGTAGCAAGAGATTTCACCAGATTGTTCACGTGCTACGTTATCGATCGTCAGCCGAGCTTCCCAGGCGAACGATTTGGCTGAGTAGGTAACAACGACTCCATCATGTTCGTGTAGTTCCTTTCCATTGTGCGTGAAGATGATTTCTTTGGTGTAGTTGTAGACAAGCGCCGAGCAAACGTACGTTACTGTATCGCCGACGGTTACAATCTCCTTAGGGTGTACCCGCTCCATAACGATCGGCTCGGGTAGACCGCTCACCAGCAGATCGGTCTGTAAggtttcgcttccttcagTGTTGGTCGCCTTACAGTACACGATTCCTGGCTGATTGGCGATAATTCTGTAGGTGCGGGATGATGCGATCGAGGTTTCTTTTTCACTGCGGGCAGTCTATCAAGCCGTTATCAGAggcgaaaacaaacagaagagAGGACAGTAAGTTCGATTTATCTTTTTGATGTAGTTGCGAAAGTCATAGACAAGGTCATAAGTATATTTCTTAGATATCTATagaatgaaacataaaaagagtaaaaaaagaagaaggctGCAAAGATAAGCTCATGAGAGCGTCTTACCGTTCTGGGCGTGTGCTCCGAAACGATATCCGGGCTCGAGGACTAGAGAAACGAGTAGGGGAAACGCATGTGTTAGCACAAAGCATAAGATAAGCGTAAATGTTTAGAGTTAGGAAAATACACTGACACTAATCACCACAAAGACCGTCATTGAGGCAAAGCCATGCACTTCGTGGCATCCAGCAAAGTCCTTCATTTACCTACCTGTACGTCCTGGCGCTTGGAAAATGCTTGTGCTGAGCATTAGAATTACAAATCTACTTGTTAGAGTTAGTGGTTTAGAGTATGATCTAGAATTTTTCCCTGAATGATCGTCTAATGTTTTGGGTGGATTTTTTCCACATGCTAGTTACTTCAAGTAGTTAATGTTACGTGGCAATGTTAGAGGCCGACGCCAACGACATAACGaattcgcacacacaaacacatctcTTAACTAAGTTATAAGAACAGAAGCATGGAGCACAATTGATCCATTTTCATACTTACATCCCATTTAGCCGATGCCGAGCTAGCCATCCTGGAACAGTTTCGCCACGGCTCCTCCAGGCATGGTTTAAACATGAAGGATATCACTGGTACCGGATAGCCAATGCTACGGCACATGAAATCAACTGTTTCACCCGGCTTCACGAACTTGGGCTCATCAAGATGTGCGATCGGTTTCTCTGAAATAAAAAGAATCATGCATTTAGTATTCCCAATTGGACATCGGAAGGATGATTTGCTGTTCAAAGCTTACCGTGAACGTAAACAGGCATATTGTAAAGAGAATGAGTCGAGCCAGCCGTCGCCATTACGGTGTACATTCCGGTATCGTAAACCGTGGGATCGTTGATCGTCAGTTTTAGGTACTTGTCGGTTTTAAAAATCTGGTATTTGCTGTCGTGGGTGGTCTCGGTCAGCTCCTTATCATTATCCTTCGTCCAGTATGCGGTGATGTTGCGGGGGTACGATCGATAGTGTATGACGATTTCGATCGGTTTTGCTATACCCTCAGTGGGCCGTTTAGCATTGATCGCCGTTAATCGGTTCTCCTCGGTCAGCATCACGTAGTCATCACTCGTTTCTCGGACGTGTAGCTTGAAGTTATGGTAATTTGTGTGGCCCTTATCATTGGATACCTCGCAACGGTATGTTCCTTTGTCCTCGAGCGTAGCCGCGTCGATCGTAAGCATCTGCGTGGCGATTTCCCGATGCGGTCGTTCAGGGTGCTGTTTCAGTATCAGATGCCCTAGTTTGATTCTTGAATTCTGCAATATGGTGTACATGTGAAGACAGATTGAACCATGAATTGTATAGAAAGGCTTACCATTGCGGCATTTTGATTGTTCGGTGGGACTTTCCATTCCATAGAAAGTAATACTCCTGCTCGAATATCCACGGTGCATACTAGTCTAATGGGTTTTCCCAACGGTACATGATCTGAAGTATCACTCTCGATGGTGGGTTTTGGCAGATATTCGGCAGCGGCTGCACAAGGTAATGGAAGATGAAATTATAAGTCACGCGAATGTCTGAATAAAAAggacacactaacacacacaaacacgaataTATTCACACATTATAGACATGATTAAAGTTAAACTAATGAATAGACAATACGACTATAATAAACAACAAGCCATCCAAAACATGCAGTGAGTTGCTTATCACGCTAAAGGGTACTTTTTACAGTTGAGGTAAGGTTATTGTTTAGTTGCCAACATAAACACTTAATTACATTCACACTTTCATTAGCGAAAACCTTATGCATGCCACTAAAAACAAGAAACTGTGTGTCAGCAAATAAAAGAAACTCTATCGTTTTGCTAAATTGTATCGATatcaaacagcaacagttactggtaaaacataaaacggtTTGTAATTAGCCAACTATCCTAGAGCTCCGGTTCATGGCGCAGTCAAGGAGTAATGAACCGTGTACTGGATGGACAAGCCCAAGCTCTCGTGCTCGAAAGCAGGGTTAAGTAATATTTTATCGTTACGCTCAATAGGCCACTCCCTACTGCGGACAATTTTGTTGCACACGAAAGTATCCTTTCCACTCGCGAACGTTAACGCCATGAGCTATTAACTAGTTTTACTAACTGGTTGCAATTGATCACACCAATTAGCTTCAGCCGGAAAAAATGAATTCTACTGCAGGAGATGTGTTTAAGTGGCCATTCCGAATGACAAGGACAGTTATTCGCGCAAATTCATTTGAACTGCTGCTTCGATGTAACGAAGTTAACTACATGCACATTGGAGTAGGTTTCGCGTAATTTTAGGGTAGATTGAGAGTGTAACATACCAAAAGGAAGGGTAACGGATGCATCTTACGTTCTCTCTATGAAGTGTGAATGAAAAGAAAGTATGACAAAACCAACACATGGaaggtgatcgatcgatcggtggagtACGATAGCGATCTCTGATCCTGCATATAGGATGGTTCTTGGAGATCTTGCACATCGGTGGGTTAATATCGGGACAAACGAAACATACCCAGTACCAGTTACTGAGGATTGGTGCAACCAAAAGTGAGAGAAGTGTGAATTAGTGAAGCCCGGAGACGTACCACCGGTAGAGGCccgccaaaccaaaccaaaccaactctACTATAAGCCTACCCAGCCGCCCTTTTCATGTGTGCCCGGTTAGAATTGTAGCGTAATGCCATTTGTCGAGTGGCGAAAGATAGTGGCATAATTTAGGTTCCTCATACCTTCTTCAGAATCATCTGAGCACCGCAACGGTAGTAGGAGCAACAAGCACGTTATTCGAATTTTCCGAAGAGACGCGTTTAAttcagttttgaaaaatgggTAAGAGAAAGGGAATTGGATGATATTAGATTCTCTGTGGATGATGTCTTATCATTAAGGAACAAGGTACAGCCGACAAACTAATCAAACCCGGAACCACCACTTTGCAATTAGAATCGTGAAAAGTCGTCAAAAGCGTGTATCGTTCGTGTGTGCGCAGGATTGAAAGTATGTTCCAAGACGCAGAAAGGGGAGGACTATTGAGAGCTGCGAATGATGGTAGAACACTAGCTGCATACGCAGGATAGTTGGCTGAATGTTACGGACTGACACTACGGATACATGCTAGATAGCAAGAATATGAAAAACCTGAAGAAAACATCTATGTTTTGAGCACataaaaggaaacggaaatgaagaacgaggaagaaaattattattttcaacAAACATTTAGCGGCAATTAACATTGAAAAGCGATAGAAAAAGATCGAGCAAGAGACGACAGAACAGAGGTGCAAGACATAGATAGTATAGAGAGTAATTACGTGGATATGGAACAAGTGAGGAGCCTCTCCCAGTGTGTTGGGCATGAGCGATGGTTGGTGTAGTGGAACGGGTTGTAGATTGGTTTCTTTCATCgctatcatcgtcatcaacaacaataatgtTCGCGGCAACCGTACTACTTTCATTGGCAATGCTCTGCTCTCCGCTAGTTTCTAACGAAGAATTGTCATATATAACCGCATCGTTTATGATTGTTTCATTGGCAGATTCTTCGCCACCATTAACAGAGGGTTGCAAATCTGCAGCCACAGAGCGTTTCTGTTGCAATTTCATAACAATTGGCTCAGAATTGTTATAAAACTCCAC
The sequence above is a segment of the Anopheles darlingi chromosome 2, idAnoDarlMG_H_01, whole genome shotgun sequence genome. Coding sequences within it:
- the LOC125960222 gene encoding vascular endothelial growth factor receptor 1-like isoform X2; amino-acid sequence: MMGRTATVILVFTSIVILSVFRQASFVTAEEDELYPEDHADSIAHDAPEIDTSGEQVVLEFGVSWNVTCKSSSPIMWIPYETSYHWVPPDVTTIDFRTEDPDKPYGTMLMIKSASAAVVGRYYCVNRSMYDEDNEDELDELVVADHASTLYVYVDDKEQPLVPVNVPAFRVNQYDAFVIPCKPSHPATEVELHKDMDGELVEEYLFSSTQGYKLHFNRLEDGGSYYCRQRGNNAHLIEFGITVNEHSAAEYLPKPTIESDTSDHVPLGKPIRLVCTVDIRAGVLLSMEWKVPPNNQNAAMNSRIKLGHLILKQHPERPHREIATQMLTIDAATLEDKGTYRCEVSNDKGHTNYHNFKLHVRETSDDYVMLTEENRLTAINAKRPTEGIAKPIEIVIHYRSYPRNITAYWTKDNDKELTETTHDSKYQIFKTDKYLKLTINDPTVYDTGMYTVMATAGSTHSLYNMPVYVHEKPIAHLDEPKFVKPGETVDFMCRSIGYPVPVISFMFKPCLEEPWRNCSRMASSASAKWDSSSPDIVSEHTPRTTARSEKETSIASSRTYRIIANQPGIVYCKATNTEGSETLQTDLLVSGLPEPIVMERVHPKEIVTVGDTVTYVCSALVYNYTKEIIFTHNGKELHEHDGVVVTYSAKSFAWEARLTIDNVAREQSGEISCYVKTIDGATESNTTYMDVLVPVAPKLLSESEEQSMTVDTTSIIVFDCDVIGTPEPEITWFKDNMPLEIEKNNSRIHLTRTVLTYEYMKPDELGLYECRAENKEGKIIKSWNVDVRTAVVKKTLIYAIVALLLLLIIAIVLISLFYCKKKKEVKAMKAAGLANFEEGNLGCYNPDVALDEQADLLPYNSEYEFPRDRLKLGKQLGTGAFGVVMKATATGIMVNEDETIVAVKMVKKQTDNEVMRALISELKIMVHLGQHLNVVNLLGAVTKNIAKRELMVIVEYCPFGNVQNFLLKSRPHFIDQINQETGEIDPTIEKNELRWSKCGYQYNSQGLKYINLSFSTNNINHHPLQHPTAFYHNHISGTTQPYADPKKQLNSKGYMRHSGMQNMGMIDSCNTEATALTSIEVEDLNSINSNEPLWRTSYRMDFKGPVRTVNTTDLVCWASQIAAGMEYLASRKVLHGDLAARNILLCEDNVVKICDFGLARSMYKSDNYKKKGEAPLPFKWLALECISDNVFSTYSDVWAYGIVLWELFSLGKVPYPGMEANQELYNKLRDGYRMDKPQFSNQDIYDIMLNCWNVKPDSRPTFQDLKSRFNAMLPDEMRDHYMELNEPYLAMNAEKIERGETDYLANLGPPEELAPSAPNYVNGIILPLPPISEIRKDKDYLKMSGAKSDSDDSQFDFANFSSERHSPTIRNNLDTSPPNGSKRHKKKGLPEEIPMLDTNRLSAVANGFYSDGEQEAISPKPRERTSKHNPEPEYINLKTSKGPAMRGVGSKDELSSASQDAISNPGYIALSTVDEKRC